In one Sphingobacterium daejeonense genomic region, the following are encoded:
- a CDS encoding translocation/assembly module TamB domain-containing protein yields MSGSVVENNVDFGLWIKDKEDKEQYHLGATMQVANNSYNISLKEDGLMLNYEDWDIEPNNVISFGDRGVRASGFILSNDGQELRIQSQDSTFNSPVDLNFNNFRIETITEMLQSETLKLGGGINGNATVSRFESTPVFVSDLTIDKFFFGTDTIGNVALKVNNIKENTYSADVRITENGNDVHLVGDVISPPEGDMQIDATLNLNPMRMKTIEAFSLGNLRDAQGDLEGTLKITGTTSAPRINGELTFHDAIINASMLNSNMKVDNQKIYFNDQGITFRQFNLVDSKNNVARLNGTIKTTTYTDFVFNLNLTTDNFEVMNSTRLDNDLFFGKMYVTSNLRITGDLNKPRIDGNVKANDNTDFNFIVPNEDPGVAQREGVVKFVDRSDTARANVFAQLDSMTTVSNTLSGYDIALNLTTDPDAKFKVILDEGTQDALNIQGIAEINTSIDANDKITMSGTFTVEKGDYTFSFGPISKDFSFQKGSTITWNGDPLDARLDITAVYTGKFATLELVQNQISSESQNLYKQRVPFNVLLKLTGELFKPQINFDIDLDENNAIVSQDVVSKVNIALSNLREDPAELNKQVFSLIALGRFMSANPFESLSGGGTEAMVRSTVSSFLTGQLNNLASDLIKGVELDFNLNSEEDYLTGNAQTRTDLNVGISKMLFDDRLKITIGSNFEVEGNTRPGEKASNIAGDISLDYQLSKDGRYFARVYRKNQYQATLQGQFVETGIGFIINMSYNRFRELFMNSKALQEYYNTDSRGFRRRFDVDRMETDSVYRDSVRMVIRDSLMIHSPEFRKRMEEREQERKQEELKNQDSTINPIDSTRRDTTNRDTTNNQIIEPNKSAIKNEEEEGGNNEN; encoded by the coding sequence ATGAGTGGTAGTGTCGTTGAAAACAATGTGGACTTTGGTTTATGGATCAAGGATAAAGAAGATAAAGAGCAATATCATTTAGGAGCGACAATGCAAGTTGCTAATAATAGTTACAATATTTCCTTGAAAGAGGACGGATTGATGTTGAATTATGAAGATTGGGATATTGAACCTAATAATGTAATCAGTTTTGGAGACCGTGGTGTTCGAGCTTCTGGATTTATCTTGTCCAATGATGGCCAAGAATTAAGGATTCAATCTCAAGATTCAACGTTCAATTCACCTGTTGATTTAAACTTCAACAACTTTAGAATTGAAACCATTACTGAAATGCTGCAATCTGAAACATTGAAACTTGGTGGTGGAATAAACGGAAATGCTACTGTTTCAAGATTTGAGTCTACACCAGTATTTGTTTCAGACCTAACAATTGATAAATTTTTCTTTGGTACAGATACCATTGGTAATGTCGCATTGAAAGTTAATAACATCAAGGAAAACACCTACTCTGCCGATGTTAGAATTACGGAAAATGGAAATGATGTTCATTTAGTGGGTGATGTAATTTCTCCACCAGAGGGAGATATGCAAATTGATGCTACTCTAAATCTGAATCCAATGCGGATGAAGACAATCGAAGCATTCAGTTTAGGGAATCTGCGTGACGCACAGGGAGATTTAGAAGGTACTCTTAAAATCACCGGCACAACCTCTGCCCCACGGATAAATGGAGAACTAACATTCCACGATGCTATCATAAATGCTTCGATGTTAAACTCCAATATGAAAGTTGATAATCAAAAGATTTATTTCAACGATCAAGGAATTACTTTCAGACAATTTAATTTAGTGGATTCTAAAAACAATGTTGCGAGGTTAAATGGTACCATAAAAACAACAACCTATACAGACTTTGTTTTTAATCTGAATTTAACCACCGACAACTTTGAGGTGATGAATTCTACCCGATTGGATAACGACCTTTTCTTTGGAAAAATGTATGTTACCTCAAACTTAAGAATCACTGGTGACTTAAATAAACCAAGAATCGATGGTAATGTTAAGGCAAATGACAATACTGATTTCAACTTTATAGTTCCTAATGAAGATCCGGGTGTAGCACAGCGTGAAGGTGTGGTAAAATTTGTTGATCGAAGTGATACGGCTAGGGCAAACGTATTTGCGCAGTTAGATTCTATGACTACTGTGTCGAACACCCTATCAGGATACGACATAGCTTTGAATTTAACTACAGACCCAGATGCTAAGTTTAAAGTAATTTTAGACGAAGGAACTCAAGATGCATTGAATATCCAAGGTATAGCTGAAATCAATACAAGTATTGATGCCAACGATAAGATAACAATGTCAGGAACTTTCACCGTAGAGAAAGGTGACTATACTTTCTCATTTGGTCCAATTTCAAAAGATTTTAGTTTCCAAAAAGGAAGTACTATAACTTGGAATGGCGATCCTTTGGATGCAAGGTTGGATATCACGGCAGTTTATACTGGAAAGTTTGCGACTTTAGAATTGGTACAAAATCAAATTTCTTCGGAAAGCCAAAACTTATATAAACAACGTGTTCCGTTTAATGTCCTATTAAAGCTTACTGGTGAGTTATTCAAGCCTCAAATAAATTTTGATATCGATCTAGATGAAAACAATGCAATTGTTTCTCAAGATGTAGTAAGTAAAGTAAATATTGCGCTTTCAAATTTACGTGAAGACCCAGCAGAATTGAACAAACAAGTTTTCTCATTGATTGCTTTAGGAAGATTTATGTCTGCAAATCCATTTGAAAGTTTATCTGGTGGAGGTACTGAGGCAATGGTAAGAAGCACAGTAAGTTCATTCTTGACAGGTCAGTTAAACAACCTGGCTTCAGATCTTATCAAAGGAGTTGAGTTGGATTTCAACTTAAATTCAGAGGAAGATTATCTGACAGGTAATGCTCAGACCAGAACAGATTTAAATGTAGGTATTTCCAAAATGCTGTTCGATGACAGGTTAAAAATCACCATCGGTTCTAATTTTGAGGTGGAAGGTAACACACGTCCGGGTGAAAAAGCTTCCAATATTGCTGGAGACATTTCTCTTGATTATCAATTATCTAAAGATGGTCGATACTTTGCTCGTGTCTACCGTAAAAACCAATATCAAGCTACTTTACAAGGTCAATTTGTAGAGACCGGTATAGGTTTCATCATCAATATGAGCTATAATAGATTTAGAGAATTATTCATGAATTCCAAAGCATTGCAGGAGTATTATAACACTGACAGCCGTGGTTTCAGAAGGAGATTTGATGTTGACAGGATGGAAACAGATTCTGTATACCGCGATTCGGTAAGAATGGTTATCCGTGACAGCTTAATGATCCATAGCCCTGAGTTTAGAAAACGTATGGAAGAAAGAGAGCAAGAAAGAAAACAGGAAGAGCTAAAGAATCAAGATAGTACAATAAATCCTATTGATTCTACAAGAAGAGATACAACAAATAGAGATACAACGAACAATCAAATAATTGAACCAAATAAATCTGCTATTAAAAACGAAGAAGAAGAAGGAGGCAACAATGAAAATTAA
- a CDS encoding DUF748 domain-containing protein, with protein MNRFGRIVLKTVLWIIGSIIALLLLLVFLIRLPSVQNYVVGKVSNYLENKLGTQVDIGHIYINFPKKLELNNVFFADQSKDTLLAGESLMVDINMLKLLKNTVEINELELKGITAKINRKLPDSSFNFDYIVAAFATEKESTPTADSTSALTFDIDKVLFENIKFKYKDDVIGTSADISLNKFNTRVTKFDLTNNMAFGMPDVKIDGLSASITQWQVITGQDSVKASDFGITDNTVETTSLLPDIDIKTLDLKNILVRYHDKAINMETKFDIKNLAGNVEQIDLNKEIVKLKEIKLSDSDSEVLFGKTTQEHTFDDEADTTTTSMNWQVSVNKLVIENTNVWYKDDNQPRTKGIDYFNLKLTDLAGAMDDVYYSSDSISGNLKGLTVADHSGFKLNQLKGDFVYTNTGATIKDLLLETPNTLIRDEIEISYPSLDAVSENPSAMTINANIKKSHIDMKDIRFLAPDLEKEEVMKPLMTKKFYIDGRVMGKLNDLRIPRFEFKTLNNTHLIATAHIKGLPDMDKLYIDLDLKKLVTGRNDLNQLIAPSLMPDSIQLPRNISLAGTFKGGMTGFDANMKLITEQGNATVNGKLNMGRDTTYNAFVTVDNFNLGEFLKQDSVLGYVSAQAQVNGTGLNPKTMDADVVGTLNQFDAMGYSYKNIEFDLTAKSGDIAGTLHSPDPNIDLDANIQADMRGQFPKLYAEMMIDSINFKNLKLMDQNVRYHGKIIADFETLDLDNLNGSLYVTNSSIAYEKDLYALDTVALTAQSDTGRNTILLSSEFLNAHLTGDYKLTELGSSIQDIIQTYYNPTGQNVKYEYSPQQFEFSARLNHSRIIRNFLPDLTEMQDVTLDGTFNSADHNLMAKLLAPKNYLCRHRNRECRIRYYYCR; from the coding sequence TTGAATAGATTTGGTCGAATCGTATTAAAAACAGTCTTGTGGATAATTGGTTCCATAATAGCATTACTTTTACTATTAGTTTTTTTAATTCGCTTACCCTCAGTACAAAATTATGTAGTGGGAAAGGTTTCGAATTACCTTGAGAATAAACTAGGAACTCAAGTTGATATTGGCCATATTTATATTAATTTCCCAAAAAAGCTGGAATTAAACAATGTCTTCTTTGCTGATCAATCTAAAGATACCTTATTAGCGGGTGAATCGTTGATGGTTGACATCAATATGCTTAAATTATTAAAAAATACTGTTGAGATCAATGAATTGGAGTTGAAAGGAATTACTGCCAAGATTAACCGTAAACTCCCTGACAGTAGTTTCAATTTTGATTACATCGTAGCAGCCTTTGCAACAGAAAAAGAAAGCACTCCTACTGCTGACTCAACTTCTGCTCTAACTTTCGATATTGATAAAGTACTATTTGAAAATATAAAATTCAAATATAAAGATGATGTCATAGGAACCTCTGCTGATATCTCTTTAAATAAATTCAATACTAGAGTCACCAAATTTGACCTTACTAATAATATGGCATTCGGTATGCCGGATGTAAAAATTGATGGCTTATCTGCCAGCATTACCCAATGGCAGGTCATTACAGGTCAAGATTCTGTAAAAGCATCTGATTTCGGAATCACTGACAACACTGTAGAAACCACTAGCTTACTTCCAGATATCGATATCAAAACATTGGATCTAAAGAATATTTTGGTACGATATCACGACAAAGCGATCAACATGGAAACTAAGTTTGATATCAAAAACTTAGCTGGTAATGTCGAACAAATAGATTTAAACAAAGAAATTGTAAAATTGAAGGAAATAAAACTTTCTGATTCTGATTCAGAGGTTTTATTTGGCAAAACTACTCAGGAGCATACTTTTGATGACGAAGCAGATACCACGACCACTTCCATGAATTGGCAAGTTTCGGTAAATAAGCTCGTCATTGAAAACACAAATGTTTGGTATAAGGATGATAACCAACCTCGTACAAAAGGAATTGACTATTTTAACCTTAAGCTTACGGACCTTGCTGGCGCAATGGATGATGTTTATTACTCTTCGGATTCCATTTCAGGTAACCTGAAGGGTTTAACTGTTGCAGACCATTCAGGCTTTAAACTAAATCAGCTCAAAGGAGATTTTGTTTATACCAATACAGGTGCAACCATTAAAGACCTGTTATTGGAGACTCCGAATACATTGATACGGGATGAGATTGAAATCTCCTACCCTTCCTTGGATGCAGTTTCCGAAAATCCTTCTGCAATGACAATCAATGCGAATATCAAGAAAAGTCACATTGACATGAAGGATATTAGATTTTTAGCACCAGACTTAGAAAAAGAAGAAGTAATGAAACCATTAATGACCAAAAAATTCTACATAGATGGTCGTGTAATGGGTAAATTAAATGATTTACGAATCCCAAGGTTTGAATTCAAGACATTAAACAATACGCATCTTATAGCTACAGCTCACATCAAAGGGTTGCCTGACATGGATAAACTCTATATTGATTTAGATCTGAAAAAATTGGTGACAGGTAGAAATGATCTTAATCAACTTATTGCACCTTCATTGATGCCAGACAGCATTCAATTACCTAGAAATATCAGCTTGGCAGGAACGTTCAAAGGAGGAATGACGGGCTTTGATGCTAATATGAAGCTGATAACTGAACAAGGTAATGCTACAGTTAATGGAAAATTAAACATGGGCAGAGACACCACTTACAATGCCTTTGTAACTGTAGATAATTTCAATTTAGGTGAATTTTTAAAACAAGATTCTGTTTTAGGCTATGTTTCAGCTCAAGCGCAGGTGAATGGTACAGGTTTGAATCCGAAAACTATGGACGCGGATGTTGTAGGAACTCTGAATCAGTTTGATGCAATGGGTTATAGTTACAAAAACATTGAATTTGATTTGACAGCAAAATCCGGAGATATTGCAGGAACCCTACATAGCCCTGACCCAAATATCGATTTAGACGCCAATATCCAGGCAGATATGCGTGGACAATTTCCAAAATTATATGCTGAAATGATGATCGACAGCATTAATTTCAAAAATCTTAAGCTGATGGATCAGAATGTGAGATATCATGGAAAGATTATAGCAGATTTTGAAACCTTGGATTTGGACAATCTTAACGGTTCACTTTATGTCACCAATTCATCTATAGCATATGAAAAAGATCTGTATGCTTTGGACACCGTTGCTTTAACAGCGCAATCTGATACTGGAAGAAATACGATATTATTAAGCTCAGAGTTTTTAAATGCCCATTTGACTGGTGATTATAAATTAACTGAATTAGGATCTTCTATTCAGGATATTATTCAAACATATTATAATCCTACAGGTCAAAATGTCAAATATGAATATTCACCGCAACAGTTTGAGTTTTCTGCGCGATTAAATCATTCAAGAATTATCAGAAATTTTCTTCCGGATTTAACAGAAATGCAAGATGTTACCCTCGATGGTACCTTCAATAGTGCTGATCATAATCTTATGGCCAAGTTGCTAGCACCAAAAAATTACCTATGCAGGCACAGAAATCGAGAATGTCGGATTAGATATTATTACTGCAGATAG
- a CDS encoding Dabb family protein produces the protein MNRKNFITSLIVGAGTGAFLSSCANENSQNKSDNQTTNNENMSNTATQTDELSTGLILHSVYFWLKEGITPEEDKDFLNFFEALKTIPSVKTLKVGKPAPTHQRDVVDNSFSYLLFVTFESMDDINNYEVHPDHLAAIDKYSKYWTKVQVKDAILI, from the coding sequence ATGAATAGAAAAAACTTTATTACAAGTCTAATCGTAGGAGCGGGTACCGGAGCTTTCTTGAGTTCTTGTGCCAATGAAAATTCCCAAAATAAATCTGATAATCAAACAACAAACAATGAAAATATGAGTAACACAGCAACACAAACTGATGAATTATCTACTGGCTTAATTTTGCACTCAGTTTATTTTTGGCTTAAAGAAGGTATAACTCCAGAAGAAGACAAGGATTTCTTGAACTTTTTCGAAGCATTAAAGACTATACCGTCTGTAAAAACTTTGAAAGTTGGAAAACCTGCTCCTACACATCAAAGAGATGTCGTAGACAATTCATTTTCATACCTATTATTTGTGACATTTGAAAGCATGGATGATATCAACAATTATGAAGTGCATCCGGATCACTTGGCTGCTATTGATAAATACAGTAAATATTGGACAAAAGTTCAGGTTAAGGACGCCATCTTAATTTAA
- a CDS encoding DUF4342 domain-containing protein — MSIKETFSVTGENLLKRIKELIAEGNVTKISISDKHGKDIMSFPVTLGVIGVVLAPIFAAVGALAALLTECKITVERTDKTAENEGEEAPKTEENTQSTDIEVH; from the coding sequence ATGTCAATTAAAGAAACATTCTCGGTAACAGGAGAGAACTTATTAAAAAGAATCAAAGAATTAATTGCTGAAGGAAACGTTACGAAGATCAGCATTTCTGATAAACACGGGAAAGATATCATGAGCTTTCCAGTAACCCTAGGAGTGATCGGAGTAGTCTTAGCTCCAATTTTTGCTGCCGTTGGCGCTTTAGCTGCTTTGCTTACAGAATGTAAAATCACTGTAGAACGCACAGACAAAACTGCCGAAAATGAAGGTGAAGAAGCTCCAAAAACTGAAGAAAACACTCAAAGTACTGATATTGAAGTACACTAA
- a CDS encoding sulfite exporter TauE/SafE family protein — MSGLVWRWWRLFNYSCLDYFNHMSMRNAVGTSLVIIACNSLFGFIGNLDLQLIDWHFLLTISVIAIVGILIGARMSQKIDGKKLKPAFGWFVLIMGLVVIMQELIK; from the coding sequence ATCAGCGGATTAGTTTGGCGCTGGTGGCGGCTTTTTAATTATTCCTGCCTTGATTATTTTAATCACATGAGCATGCGAAATGCCGTAGGGACTTCTTTAGTTATAATTGCTTGTAATTCTTTATTCGGGTTTATTGGGAATTTGGATCTACAGTTAATAGACTGGCACTTTCTACTTACAATATCCGTGATTGCCATAGTTGGAATACTAATAGGAGCAAGAATGAGCCAAAAAATTGATGGTAAAAAATTAAAACCTGCTTTTGGTTGGTTTGTTTTAATCATGGGATTAGTGGTCATTATGCAGGAGCTCATAAAATAA
- a CDS encoding sulfite exporter TauE/SafE family protein, with translation MDIFQQLQLVYHWGLIGGGGSILTVPVLVYLFHVEPLMATTYSLFIVGTTSSVGALPYLKSKSIDFQTALYFGLPSIITVFLTRHYLLDLIPETFMLTSGWEFNKNQAIMLLFAVLMVFAAYKMIKGKAGEKVNKNSKGNIFSLIVQGIFCRFNQRISLALVAAF, from the coding sequence TTGGATATCTTTCAGCAATTGCAATTGGTATATCATTGGGGATTAATAGGTGGAGGTGGGAGCATTTTAACTGTGCCAGTTCTTGTATATTTATTTCATGTTGAACCACTAATGGCTACCACATATTCTTTATTTATTGTTGGAACAACCTCCTCAGTAGGTGCTTTACCTTATTTAAAATCTAAATCCATAGATTTTCAAACCGCATTATATTTTGGATTGCCTTCTATTATCACTGTATTTCTGACAAGGCATTACCTATTGGACCTAATTCCTGAAACTTTCATGCTAACTAGCGGCTGGGAATTTAACAAGAATCAAGCGATCATGTTATTATTTGCTGTCTTGATGGTATTCGCGGCATATAAAATGATTAAGGGTAAAGCTGGTGAAAAGGTAAATAAAAACAGTAAGGGGAATATTTTCTCCTTGATCGTTCAAGGGATCTTCTGTCGGTTTAATCAGCGGATTAGTTTGGCGCTGGTGGCGGCTTTTTAA
- a CDS encoding YeeE/YedE family protein, whose product MIGFGTRYAGGCTSGHAISGLSDLQLPSLIAVIGFFIGGLA is encoded by the coding sequence TTGATTGGTTTTGGTACACGTTACGCTGGTGGATGTACATCAGGACATGCAATTTCAGGGTTGAGTGACTTACAATTACCTTCATTAATTGCAGTTATAGGATTTTTTATTGGTGGACTGGCTTAA
- a CDS encoding DUF6691 family protein, which translates to MVTRSSYLLKLNQFRDILIGGILFGLGWPLIGACPGPIFVLIGAGVYPMLIVAGFAILGTYLYGLVKDKLPH; encoded by the coding sequence ATGGTAACCAGATCGTCATACCTCCTAAAGCTAAATCAATTCCGCGATATTTTGATAGGTGGTATACTTTTTGGATTAGGCTGGCCCTTAATTGGTGCTTGTCCAGGACCAATCTTTGTTTTGATTGGAGCAGGAGTATATCCTATGTTGATCGTTGCAGGATTCGCTATCCTAGGAACATACTTATATGGATTGGTAAAAGATAAATTGCCTCATTAA
- a CDS encoding MBL fold metallo-hydrolase, whose amino-acid sequence MFFQQVYDKTLAQASYFIGCQAKNVAIVIDAKRDIDTYLEIAKQNNMKITHVAETHIHADFLAGSRELVEVTGADLYLSDEGGENWQYEFPHIGLKEGDKIEVGNLSLEVIHTPGHTPESISFVLRDHPASNEPVMIFTGDFVFVGDIGRPDLLEEAAGMVGTKEIGAEQMFESLKKFAALPDYVQVWPGHGAGSTCGKALGAVPSSTVGYEKIRNWAFQFGDDYEGFKNYLLSDQPEAPVYFAMMKKLNKIDRPLLVEVPQHPTLSLDNIANRNDLTLIDTRHKSEFAKGHLKGSINIQNNNSLANWAGWMIRYDENLVLITDDGNQEEITRKLMRIGLDNIKGFITNIDDAELEKTKIVDADEVESMKEDEDTVLLDVRGKSEFKAEHIPGADHRFVGSFRKSLPNDIKDKKIIIQCQSGDRATIAASYLEKNGFDKVYNYAGSFLDWKKQGKETTK is encoded by the coding sequence ATGTTTTTTCAACAAGTATATGATAAAACTTTAGCCCAGGCCAGCTACTTTATAGGTTGCCAGGCGAAAAATGTAGCGATTGTAATCGATGCAAAAAGAGATATTGACACTTATTTGGAGATTGCAAAGCAGAACAACATGAAAATAACTCATGTTGCAGAAACACATATTCATGCTGATTTCTTAGCGGGTTCACGAGAACTCGTAGAGGTCACAGGCGCTGACTTGTACCTTTCAGATGAAGGTGGTGAAAACTGGCAATATGAATTTCCACATATCGGCTTAAAGGAAGGAGATAAAATAGAGGTCGGCAATCTATCTCTAGAAGTGATACATACACCAGGGCATACGCCTGAAAGTATCAGTTTTGTTTTAAGAGATCATCCAGCTTCTAATGAGCCTGTTATGATTTTTACAGGTGATTTTGTTTTCGTTGGTGATATTGGTAGGCCCGATCTTTTGGAGGAAGCAGCTGGTATGGTCGGAACTAAGGAGATCGGTGCAGAACAAATGTTTGAGTCATTGAAAAAATTCGCTGCATTGCCAGATTATGTTCAGGTTTGGCCGGGTCATGGTGCAGGTTCAACATGTGGTAAAGCTTTAGGAGCCGTTCCTAGCAGTACAGTAGGATATGAAAAAATCAGAAATTGGGCCTTCCAGTTTGGTGATGATTATGAAGGATTTAAAAACTACCTTTTAAGTGATCAACCTGAAGCTCCAGTTTATTTCGCAATGATGAAGAAACTGAATAAAATAGACCGTCCATTGTTGGTGGAAGTTCCTCAACACCCAACATTATCTTTGGATAATATTGCTAACAGAAATGACCTTACATTAATAGATACGCGTCATAAATCAGAATTCGCAAAAGGACATCTTAAAGGTTCTATCAATATTCAGAATAATAACTCACTCGCAAATTGGGCTGGCTGGATGATTCGCTATGATGAAAACCTGGTATTAATAACTGATGATGGAAATCAAGAAGAAATTACTCGCAAATTAATGCGAATTGGATTGGATAATATCAAAGGTTTTATAACCAATATAGATGACGCTGAATTAGAAAAGACGAAAATAGTAGATGCTGATGAAGTGGAGTCTATGAAAGAGGATGAAGATACGGTCTTATTGGATGTTCGTGGTAAATCTGAATTTAAAGCAGAACATATACCTGGAGCGGATCATAGATTTGTCGGATCATTCAGAAAATCATTACCTAATGATATTAAAGATAAAAAAATCATAATCCAATGTCAATCTGGAGACCGGGCAACTATAGCAGCCTCGTATCTTGAAAAAAATGGATTTGACAAAGTATATAACTACGCTGGTAGTTTCTTAGATTGGAAAAAACAAGGTAAAGAAACTACTAAATAG
- a CDS encoding Crp/Fnr family transcriptional regulator — protein sequence MSLIEDAYIGILEPALIEEIKAVATLRTFQSGETIMDIGQYIRAMPLLLSGAIKIMREDEKEGELLLYYLEKGETCTMSIACCIGNKKSEIRAQAEMETTVAMIPNQYLNEWLAKYGSWRSFILNSYSSRMNEMLGAIDNLAFSKMEDRILNYLKEKVRLTDDRILTVTHQDIALDLNTSRVVVSRILKKLENEDKIVLLRNEIRVLI from the coding sequence ATGAGTCTGATCGAGGATGCTTATATAGGAATATTAGAACCCGCCTTAATTGAGGAAATTAAGGCGGTTGCTACTTTAAGAACATTCCAAAGTGGTGAAACTATAATGGATATTGGGCAATATATTCGTGCAATGCCTTTATTATTGTCTGGAGCAATTAAAATTATGCGTGAGGACGAAAAAGAAGGCGAATTGTTGCTGTATTATCTTGAAAAGGGAGAGACCTGCACCATGTCAATTGCCTGTTGCATAGGTAATAAGAAAAGCGAAATTAGAGCGCAAGCTGAAATGGAAACTACTGTAGCAATGATTCCTAACCAATATTTAAATGAATGGCTCGCGAAATATGGCTCTTGGAGGAGCTTTATTCTCAACAGTTATTCATCTAGAATGAATGAAATGCTGGGTGCTATAGATAACCTTGCATTTTCAAAAATGGAAGATAGAATTCTGAATTATCTAAAAGAAAAAGTCAGACTTACAGATGATAGAATTCTAACTGTTACACATCAAGATATTGCTTTGGACTTGAATACTTCAAGAGTAGTAGTTTCTAGGATATTAAAGAAACTGGAAAACGAAGATAAAATTGTTCTTTTGAGAAATGAAATTAGGGTGTTGATATAA
- a CDS encoding sigma factor-like helix-turn-helix DNA-binding protein yields MIVIEIEKLPKQQGQIFQLSVLEGKNTEEICAELGTTSSNVYFSRSKAIATLKKVFKHKNISYYQFGLLLSFISTP; encoded by the coding sequence TTGATAGTTATTGAGATTGAGAAATTGCCTAAACAACAAGGTCAAATTTTCCAACTATCTGTTTTAGAAGGGAAAAATACAGAAGAAATATGTGCTGAATTAGGTACAACAAGCAGTAATGTTTATTTCTCTCGATCAAAGGCTATTGCAACCTTGAAGAAGGTTTTTAAACACAAAAATATTTCATACTATCAATTTGGGCTTCTATTGTCTTTTATATCAACACCCTAA
- a CDS encoding DNA adenine methylase, whose amino-acid sequence MRDLKTPISYYGGKQNLVSTIVPLFPKHQTYVEPFVGGGAIFWAKRPSEVEVINDYNRELINFYDVCQNEFIELEKMVRISLHSRSLHADATVIYNNPHLFTRIQRAWAVWVLSSQSFSAMLDGTWGYDVVKGTTSRKISNKRDSFTEDYAIRLQSVQIENTDALRVIKSRDYNGAFHYCDPPYFNSDCGHYDGYSIEDFEALLKTLEQIEGKFLMSSYPSEILSKYTVKNGWRTKKIEQSVSVANGTGGSGKKKIEVITANYDLNNPKGELTLF is encoded by the coding sequence ATGAGAGATTTAAAAACGCCTATAAGTTATTACGGAGGTAAGCAAAATTTAGTAAGTACAATTGTTCCTTTATTCCCAAAACATCAAACTTATGTAGAACCATTTGTTGGAGGGGGCGCAATATTTTGGGCGAAAAGACCTAGTGAAGTAGAAGTCATTAATGACTATAACCGAGAACTTATAAATTTTTATGATGTGTGTCAAAATGAATTTATTGAATTAGAAAAGATGGTAAGGATTAGCTTGCATTCACGTTCTTTACATGCTGATGCAACAGTAATTTATAATAATCCACATCTATTTACTAGAATACAGAGGGCTTGGGCTGTTTGGGTACTTTCTTCACAATCGTTTAGTGCAATGCTTGATGGTACATGGGGCTACGATGTTGTGAAGGGAACTACTTCCCGAAAAATAAGCAATAAACGAGATTCCTTTACTGAAGATTATGCAATAAGATTACAGAGCGTTCAAATTGAGAATACAGATGCTTTGAGAGTAATAAAATCACGTGATTATAATGGTGCATTTCATTACTGTGATCCTCCTTACTTTAATTCTGACTGTGGTCATTATGATGGTTATTCAATTGAGGATTTTGAGGCTCTTTTAAAGACCTTAGAGCAAATAGAAGGCAAGTTTCTAATGAGTAGTTATCCAAGTGAAATATTGTCTAAATATACAGTTAAAAACGGATGGAGAACAAAGAAGATTGAGCAAAGTGTTAGTGTAGCAAATGGTACTGGTGGATCAGGGAAAAAGAAAATTGAGGTCATAACGGCTAATTATGACCTCAATAATCCTAAAGGTGAATTGACCTTGTTTTAG